Proteins encoded within one genomic window of Triticum aestivum cultivar Chinese Spring chromosome 2D, IWGSC CS RefSeq v2.1, whole genome shotgun sequence:
- the LOC123054162 gene encoding amino acid transporter AVT3B has translation MDQVHAIFPKRKSTAPRSPSQNGSFNDRGCPQIPNFLGTQHVTVVSSIASSSKRSHQPIRSCVRFGSSPAMGFDKEASSSSSGLDAAALLPKHGGAGVGARLSSQPKTFANVFIAVVGSGVLGLPYTFSRTGWAAGSILLLAVAGLTFHCMMLLVGCRRRLADEHPKIASFGDLGAAVYGAAGRHTVDAMLVLSQASFCVGYLIFIANTLAHLHPIGDPFESSPLLTAKALFIWVMLPFQLGLNSIKTLTLLAPLSIFADVVDLGAMGVVLGQDVSTWLTERPPVFAFGGPAELLYGLGVAVYAFEGIGMVLPLEAEAADKRKFGGTLGLSMVFIAVMYGLFGAMGYLAFGASTRDIITTNLGAGWLSVTVQLGLCINLFFTMPVMMNPVYEVAERLLYGKRYAWWLRWILVVFVGLMAMLVPNFADFLSLVGSSVCVLLGFVLPAAFHMKVLGAEIGWPALIADVAVIVVGLALSASGTWTSLAHMFGASNA, from the coding sequence ATGGACCAAGTCCATGCTATTTTCCCCAAAAGAAAGTCCACGGCACCTCGTTCCCCTTCACAGAACGGCAGCTTTAACGACCGAGGCTGCCCCCAAATCCCCAATTTCCTGGGCACCCAACACGTCACTGTAGTAAGCTCAATCGCCTCGAGCAGCAAGAGATCTCACCAGCCAATTCGATCCTGCGTCCGATTCGGGTCCTCGCCCGCCATGGGGTTCGACAAggaggcgagctcctcctcctccggcctcgACGCGGCGGCGCTGCTGCCGAAGCACGGCGGCGCGGGCGTCGGCGCGCGCCTGTCGTCGCAGCCCAAGACCTTCGCCAACGTCTTCATCGCGGTGGTCGGATCGGGCGTGCTGGGCCTCCCCTACACCTTCTCCCGCACGGGCTGGGCGGCGGGCTCCATCCTGCTCCTCGCCGTGGCCGGGCTCACCTTCCACTGCATGATGCTGCTCgtcggctgccgccgccgcctcgccgacgaGCACCCCAAGATCGCATCCTTCGGCGACCTGGGCGCCGCCGTGTACGGCGCCGCGGGCCGCCACACCGTCGACGCCATGCTAGTGCTCAGCCAGGCCAGCTTCTGCGTCGGCTACCTCATCTTCATCGCCAACACCTTGGCGCACCTCCACCCCATCGGGGACCCGTTCGAGTCCTCGCCTCTCCTCACGGCCAAGGCGCTCTTCATCTGGGTCATGCTTCCGTTCCAGCTCGGGCTCAACTCCATCAAGACGCTCACGCTCCTCGCGCCGCTCAGCATCTTCGCCGACGTCGTGGATCTCGGCGCCATGGGCGTCGTGCTTGGCCAGGACGTGTCCACGTGGCTCACAGAAAGGCCCCCCGTGTTCGCCTTCGGTGGCCCCGCCGAGCTCCTCTACGGCCTCGGCGTCGCCGTCTACGCGTTCGAGGGCATCGGCATGGTCCTGCCGCTGGAGGCGGAGGCCGCGGACAAGCGCAAGTTCGGCGGCACGCTCGGGCTGTCCATGGTGTTCATCGCCGTCATGTACGGGCTGTTCGGCGCCATGGGCTACCTGGCCTTCGGCGCGTCCACGCGGGACATCATCACCACCAACCTCGGCGCCGGGTGGCTGTCGGTCACCGTGCAGCTGGGCCTCTGCATCAACCTCTTCTTCACCATGCCGGTGATGATGAACCCGGTGTACGAGGTCGCCGAGCGCCTGCTCTACGGGAAGCGCTACGCCTGGTGGCTGCGCTGGATCCTAGTCGTGTTCGTGGGGCTCATGGCGATGCTCGTGCCCAACTTCGCCGACTTCCTCTCGCTCGTCGGGAGCAGCGTCTGCGTCCTGCTCGGGTTCGTGCTGCCGGCCGCATTCCACATGAAGGTGCTAGGCGCCGAGATCGGGTGGCCTGCGCTCATCGCTGATGTGGCTGTCATCGTCGTCGGCCTGGCGCTCTCGGCGTCCGGGACATGGACGTCACTCGCGCACATGTTTGGTGCTTCCAACGCGTAA